In the genome of Phlebotomus papatasi isolate M1 chromosome 2, Ppap_2.1, whole genome shotgun sequence, one region contains:
- the LOC129802574 gene encoding ubiquitin-fold modifier-conjugating enzyme 1 → MVDESTKKTLASIPLLQTRAGPRDKELWVKRLKEEYQSLIKYVSNNKEADLDWFRLESNKEGTKWFGKCWYIHNLLKYEFDVEFDIPVTYPATAPEIALPELDGKTAKMYRGGKICLTDHFKPLWARNVPKFGIAHAMALGLAPWLAVEIPDLIEKGVVKYKEKDEK, encoded by the exons atgGTAGAtgaaagtactaaaaagactCTAGCAAGTATTCCACTTCTGCAAACACGAGCAGGACCCCGTGACAAGGAGCTATGGGTGAAACGACTCAAGGAAGAGTATCAATCCCTGATAAAG TATGTGTCTAACAATAAGGAAGCTGATCTGGATTGGTTCCGGTTGGAATCCAACAAGGAAGGGACCAAGTGGTTCGGAAAGTGTTGGTACATCCACAATCTCCTCAAATACGAATTCGACGTGGAATTTGAT ATACCAGTAACGTATCCTGCTACAGCACCAGAAATTGCGCTTCCGGAATTGGACGGGAAGACAGCGAAGATGTACAGAGGTGGAAAGATTTGCCTCACTGACCATTTCAAGCCTCTCTGGGCAAGGAATGTACCCAAATTCGGGATAGCACATGCAATGGCACTTGGG CTGGCTCCTTGGCTTGCAGTCGAAATACCCGATTTAATCGAAAAGGGAGTGGTGAAGTACAAGGAGAAGGATGAAAAGTAA